One stretch of Danio rerio strain Tuebingen ecotype United States chromosome 6, GRCz12tu, whole genome shotgun sequence DNA includes these proteins:
- the mcm6 gene encoding DNA replication licensing factor MCM6 isoform X1 has product MSVQEWEKVFEMSQDKNLYHNLCTSLFPTIHGNDEVKRGILLMLFGGVPKTTMEGTSLRGDINVCVVGDPSTAKSQFLKHVEEFCPRAVYTSGKASSAAGLTAAVVRDEESHEFVIEAGALMLADNGVCCIDEFDKMETRDQVAIHEAMEQQTISITKAGVKATLNARTSILAAANPVSGRYDRSKSLKQNVNLTAPIMSRFDLFFILVDDCNEVTDYAIARRIVDLHSRIENSVDRVYSLDEIRRYLLFARQFKPKISKESEEFIVEQYKRLRQRDGSGVTKSAWRITVRQLESLIRLSESMARMHCCDEVQPKHVKEAFRLLNKSIIRVETPDVNLDQEEEEAMEEEEDNQMNGHDVPNGVNGAVNGEVNGHEHTNGINGHGVNGETAKPSLRLSFAEYKRISNLLVLHLRRAEEDEDEAALKKSEVVNWYLKEIESEIDSEMELISKKTMIEKVIYRLVHYDYILIELKQSGLKGSAESSETESQEEDVTLVVNPNYTFED; this is encoded by the exons ATGTCAGTGCAGGAGTGGGAGAAGGTGTTTGAGATGAGTCAAGATAAAAACCTCTACCATAACCTCTGCACCAGCCTGTTCCCTACTATTCACG GTAATGATGAGGTAAAGCGTGGAATTCTGCTGATGCTGTTCGGAGGTGTTCCCAAAACCACCATGGAGGGAACGTCTTTGAGAGGAGACATCAACGTTTGTGTTGTAGGAGATCCAAGCACAGCTAAAAGCCAGTTCCTCAA GCATGTGGAGGAGTTCTGTCCTCGGGCCGTCTACACCAGCGGCAAAGCGTCCAGCGCTGCCGGTCTCACAGCTGCTGTGGTGAGAGATGAGGAGTCACACGAGTTCGTCATTGAAGCCGGAGCTCTCATGCTGGCTGACAAT GGTGTTTGCTGCATTGACGAGTTTGATAAGATGGAAACGAGAGACCAGGTGGCCATCCATGAAGCCATGGAGCAGCAGACCATCTCCATCACCAAAGCAGGAGTCAAG GCCACTCTGAATGCCCGCACATCCATCTTGGCTGCAGCAAATCCAGTGAGCGGCCGTTACGACCGATCCAAATCTCTCAAACAGAACGTCAACCTGACGGCACCCATCATGTCTCGATTTGACCTATTCTTCATCCTTGTGGATGACTGCAATGAG GTCACTGATTACGCCATAGCCAGACGTATAGTGGATCTCCACTCCAGGATTGAGAATTCTGTCGACCGCGTCTACAGTCTCGATGAGATTCGCAGATACCTGCTGTTTGCTCGCCAGTTCAAGCCAAAG ATCTCAAAAGAGTCTGAAGAGTTTATCGTGGAGCAGTACAAGCGACTGAGACAGCGGGATGGGTCTGGAGTCACAAAGTCAGCCTGGAGGATCACAGTCCGCCAGCTGGAGAGCTTGATCCGGCTCTCTGAGAGCATGGCCAGGATGCACTGCTGCGATGAG GTTCAACCAAAGCATGTCAAGGAGGCTTTCAGGCTGCTGAACAAGTCTATTATTCGGGTTGAGACGCCTGATGTTAATCTGGATCAAGAGGAAGAGGAGGCTATGGAGGAGGAAGAGGACAATCAGATGAATG GGCACGATGTACCTAACGGTGTAAATGGAGCTGTTAATGGAGAAGTGAATGGCCACGAGCATACAAATGGTATCAACGGTCACGGGGTCAATGGAGAAACTGCAAAACCCTCACTGAGACTGTCGTTTGCTGAGTATAAACGCATTTCAAACCTGCTGGTGCTGCATCTGCGTCGTGCCGAGGAAG ATGAGGACGAGGCGGCGCTGAAGAAGAGTGAAGTTGTGAACTGGTACCTGAAGGAGATCGAATCAGAGATTGATTCTGAAATGGAGCTCATCAGTAAGAAGACCATGATAGAGAAAGTGATCTACAGACTGGTTCACTAT
- the mcm6 gene encoding DNA replication licensing factor MCM6 (The RefSeq protein has 2 substitutions compared to this genomic sequence) — protein MDLTETGVNQNAGQVIKDELAEKCQKLFQAFLEEFQNSDGEVKYLRDAEELIRPERNTLAVSFTDLEGFNQELATAIQEEFYRLYPYLCRAVRNFAREHGEVPTSKEFYVAFQDLPTRHKIRELTTVKVGSLVRISGQVVRTHPVHPELVSGTFLCLDCQGVIKDVEQQFKYTQPSICRNPVCNNRRRFLLDTNKSKFIDFQKLRIQETQAELPRGSIPRSMEVILRAEAVESAQAGDKCDFIGSLIVVPDISQLATPGVRAETSSRTAGVQGYENEGLRGLKALGVRELSYKLAFLACHVAPTNPRFGGKEIRDEEQTAESIKKQMSVQEWEKVFEMSQDKNLYHNLCTSLFPTIHGNDEVKRGILLMLFGGVPKTTMEGTSLRGDINVCVVGDPSTAKSQFLKHVEEFCPRAVYTSGKASSAAGLTAAVVRDEESHEFVIEAGALMLADNGVCCIDEFDKMETRDQVAIHEAMEQQTISITKAGVKATLNARTSILAAANPVSGRYDRSKSLKQNVNLTAPIMSRFDLFFILVDDCNEVTDYAIARRIVDLHSRIENSVDRVYSLDEIRRYLLFARQFKPKISKESEEFIVEQYKRLRQRDGSGVTKSAWRITVRQLESLIRLSESMARMHCCDEVQPKHVKEAFRLLNKSIIRVETPDVNLDQEEEEAMEEEEDNQMNGHDVPNGVNGAVNGEVNGHEHTNGINGHGVNGETAKPSLRLSFAEYKRISNLLVLHLRRAEEDEDEAALKKSEVVNWYLKEIESEIDSEMELISKKTMIEKVIYRLVHYDYILIELKQSGLKGSAESSETESQEEDVTLVVNPNYTFED, from the exons ATGGATCTTACGGAGACTGGAGTGAATCAGAACGCTGGCCAGGTGATCAAGGACGAGCTGgctgaaaaatgtcagaaattatTCCAGGCCTTTTTGGAAGA GTTTCAGAATAGCGATGGTGAGGTGAAGTACCTGCGGGACGCGGAGGAGCTGATCCGGCCTGAGAGGAACACACTCGCGGTCAGTTTTACCGACCTTGAGGGATTTAACCAAGAACTGGCAACCGCCATCCAGGAGGAATTCTACAG GCTGTACCCCTACTTGTGCCGTGCTGTTCGTAATTTTGCTCGGGATCATGGAGAAGTTCCCACCTCCAAGGAATTCTACGTGGCCTTCCAGGATCTACCAACCAGACACAA gatTCGTGAGTTGACAACAGTGAAGGTCGGTTCACTGGTGCGCATCAGCGGTCAGGTGGTCCGTACTCACCCGGTTCACCCTGAGCTGGTGAGCGGGACCTTTCTGTGTTTGGACTGTCAGGGAGTGATAAAAGACGTTGAGCAGCAGTTTAAATACACTCAGCCCAGCATTTGCCGCAATCCTGTGTGCAACAACCGCAGACGCTTTCTCCTAGATACCAACAAGTCCAAATTCATTGACTTCCAGAAG GTACGCATCCAAGAGACGCAGGCTGAGCTGCCCCGTGGCTCCATTCCTCGCAGTATGGAGGTGATCCTGCGGGCCGAGGCTGTGGAGTCAGCACAGGCCGGGGATAAATGTGACTTCATTGGCTCCCTCATCGTTGTGCCTGATATATCCCAGTTGGCCACACCAG GTGTGCGCGCTGAGACCAGCTCTCGTACAGCAGGAGTCCAGGGCTATGAGAATGAAGGTTTGCGTGGGCTTAAAGCGCTGGGCGTCAGGGAACTGTCCTACAAACTGGCTTTCTTGGCGTGCCACGTTGCCCCCACCAATCCCAGA TTTGGAGGCAAGGAGATTCGAGATGAGGAGCAAACGGCAGAGAGTATCAAGAAACAGATGTCAGTGCAGGAGTGGGAGAAGGTGTTTGAGATGAGTCAAGATAAAAACCTCTACCATAACCTCTGCACCAGCCTGTTCCCTACTATTCACG GTAATGATGAGGTAAAGCGTGGAATTCTGCTGATGCTGTTCGGAGGTGTTCCCAAAACCACCATGGAGGGAACGTCTTTGAGAGGAGACATCAACGTTTGTGTTGTAGGAGATCCAAGCACAGCTAAAAGCCAGTTCCTCAA GCATGTGGAGGAGTTCTGTCCTCGGGCCGTCTACACCAGCGGCAAAGCGTCCAGCGCTGCCGGTCTCACAGCTGCTGTGGTGAGAGATGAGGAGTCACACGAGTTCGTCATTGAAGCCGGAGCTCTCATGCTGGCTGACAAT GGTGTTTGCTGCATTGACGAGTTTGATAAGATGGAAACGAGAGACCAGGTGGCCATCCATGAAGCCATGGAGCAGCAGACCATCTCCATCACCAAAGCAGGAGTCAAG GCCACTCTGAATGCCCGCACATCCATCTTGGCTGCAGCAAATCCAGTGAGCGGCCGTTACGACCGATCCAAATCTCTCAAACAGAACGTCAACCTGACGGCACCCATCATGTCTCGATTTGACCTATTCTTCATCCTTGTGGATGACTGCAATGAG GTCACTGATTACGCCATAGCCAGACGTATAGTGGATCTCCACTCCAGGATTGAGAATTCTGTCGACCGCGTCTACAGTCTCGATGAGATTCGCAGATACCTGCTGTTTGCTCGCCAGTTCAAGCCAAAG ATCTCAAAAGAGTCTGAAGAGTTTATCGTGGAGCAGTACAAGCGACTGAGACAGCGGGATGGGTCTGGAGTCACAAAGTCAGCCTGGAGGATCACAGTCCGCCAGCTGGAGAGCTTGATCCGGCTCTCTGAGAGCATGGCCAGGATGCACTGCTGCGATGAG GTTCAACCAAAGCATGTCAAGGAGGCTTTCAGGCTGCTGAACAAGTCTATTATTCGGGTTGAGACGCCTGATGTTAATCTGGATCAAGAGGAAGAGGAGGCTATGGAGGAGGAAGAGGACAATCAGATGAATG GGCACGATGTACCTAACGGTGTAAATGGAGCTGTTAATGGAGAAGTGAATGGCCACGAGCATACAAATGGTATCAACGGTCACGGGGTCAATGGAGAAACTGCAAAACCCTCACTGAGACTGTCGTTTGCTGAGTATAAACGCATTTCAAACCTGCTGGTGCTGCATCTGCGTCGTGCCGAGGAAG ATGAGGACGAGGCGGCGCTGAAGAAGAGTGAAGTTGTGAACTGGTACCTGAAGGAGATCGAATCAGAGATTGATTCTGAAATGGAGCTCATCAGTAAGAAGACCATGATAGAGAAAGTGATCTACAGACTGGTTCACTAT